A genomic stretch from Pseudomonas sp. MUP55 includes:
- a CDS encoding histidine kinase famiy protein yields the protein MATKKKPVVGSDELPVLSSDRKDLFFAAMQTSHSAMIVTDPAQPDNPIVFANPAFLTLTGFEHDEVIGRNCRFLQGPETDNRTLEQVQRAVDQHHEVCVEVLNYRKDGSTFWNELFLSPLFNERGQLVYFFASQLDVSRRHDAEQRVRRAQDLEALGQLTGGIAHDFNNLLQVMVGYLELIQQSAKRPGCDPQRIFNSASRARAAAEKAQNLTQQLLAFSRKQRLDSRVINLNTLLGRPDLTDVLHNVDLHVELADDLWNCRIDPTQAELAVRHLLSNAQDALEGRAEPTVTVKTANVQVPGEAGAERDGLAEGRYVSISVSDNGNGIDPDLEEKVMQPFFTTKEEGKGSGLGLSMVYGFVKQSGGTARIHSYPGIGTTIRLYFPADDSQLWVEQTPATTSLQGDEKILIVEDRPDVAELAQVILSDYGYRTDIAYDAAEALHRLESDRYDLVFSDLIMPGTMNGAALAREVTRLYPQIKVLLTTGYAKDALARADIPVHEFELIQKPYQSIDLPRKIRAVLDAVPALK from the coding sequence TTGGCAACCAAGAAGAAGCCCGTGGTCGGCAGTGATGAGTTGCCGGTGCTTTCTTCCGACCGCAAAGATCTGTTCTTTGCGGCGATGCAAACCAGCCACAGCGCGATGATCGTGACCGACCCTGCGCAGCCCGACAATCCGATCGTGTTCGCCAACCCGGCGTTCCTGACCTTGACCGGCTTCGAACACGACGAAGTGATCGGGCGCAATTGCAGGTTCCTGCAAGGGCCGGAAACGGACAACCGCACCCTGGAGCAGGTGCAGCGTGCAGTCGACCAACACCATGAGGTCTGTGTCGAAGTGCTTAATTACCGCAAGGACGGTTCGACCTTCTGGAACGAACTGTTCCTTTCTCCGTTGTTCAACGAGCGCGGCCAGCTGGTGTACTTCTTCGCCTCCCAGCTGGATGTGAGCCGGCGCCACGACGCGGAACAGCGCGTGCGCCGCGCACAGGACCTGGAGGCGTTGGGGCAGCTCACGGGCGGCATTGCCCATGACTTCAACAACCTGCTGCAGGTGATGGTCGGGTATCTGGAGCTGATCCAGCAGAGCGCCAAGCGCCCTGGCTGCGACCCGCAGCGCATCTTCAACAGTGCCAGTCGCGCCCGGGCGGCCGCTGAAAAAGCGCAAAACCTGACCCAGCAATTGCTGGCGTTCTCGCGCAAGCAGCGGCTCGACAGCCGGGTCATCAATCTGAATACCTTGCTCGGTCGCCCTGACCTCACGGACGTACTGCACAATGTCGACCTGCACGTGGAACTCGCCGACGACCTGTGGAACTGTCGCATCGACCCTACCCAGGCGGAGCTGGCGGTTCGCCACCTACTGAGCAATGCCCAGGACGCATTGGAAGGGCGTGCAGAGCCGACCGTGACGGTCAAAACCGCCAACGTCCAGGTGCCGGGCGAGGCCGGTGCCGAACGCGATGGCCTGGCTGAGGGCCGCTATGTCAGCATCTCGGTGTCTGACAATGGCAATGGCATCGATCCCGACCTAGAAGAAAAAGTCATGCAACCGTTCTTCACCACCAAGGAGGAGGGCAAGGGCTCGGGCCTGGGGCTGTCGATGGTGTATGGCTTCGTCAAGCAGTCGGGCGGCACCGCTCGTATCCACTCCTATCCTGGCATCGGTACCACCATACGCCTGTATTTTCCGGCCGATGACAGCCAGCTCTGGGTCGAACAGACGCCCGCCACCACCTCACTGCAGGGCGACGAGAAGATCCTGATCGTGGAGGACCGGCCCGACGTGGCCGAGTTGGCCCAGGTGATCCTGTCCGACTACGGTTACCGGACCGATATCGCCTACGATGCCGCCGAGGCGTTGCACAGGCTGGAGAGCGATAGGTATGACCTGGTGTTCAGCGACTTGATCATGCCGGGCACCATGAACGGCGCGGCGCTTGCCCGTGAGGTGACCCGCCTGTATCCGCAGATCAAGGTTCTGCTCACCACCGGCTACGCCAAAGATGCGCTGGCGCGCGCGGATATACCGGTGCATGAATTCGAGCTGATTCAAAAGCCTTATCAGTCCATTGACCTGCCCCGCAAAATCCGCGCGGTGCTCGACGCCGTACCGGCGCTGAAGTGA
- a CDS encoding ferritin-like domain-containing protein, with the protein MATPQENVLDWLRDAHAMEQQAEKMLKAQSERLEHYPQLKARIDQHIQETLGQQALIDECLTRLGGNASTLKDIGGKLMAFGQAVGGSLMSDEVIKGAMAGYVFENMEVASYTVLIAAAQAAGDTQTQAACEKILPQEIAMAEWLLEHLPQLTQAFLERSAAPDTEAKR; encoded by the coding sequence ATGGCGACCCCACAGGAAAACGTGCTCGACTGGCTACGTGATGCCCATGCGATGGAGCAGCAGGCCGAAAAAATGCTCAAGGCGCAATCCGAGCGACTGGAACATTACCCGCAGCTCAAGGCACGCATCGACCAGCATATCCAGGAAACCCTTGGCCAGCAGGCGCTCATTGACGAATGCCTGACGCGCCTGGGCGGCAACGCCTCGACCCTGAAAGACATCGGCGGCAAGTTGATGGCGTTCGGGCAGGCGGTGGGTGGCTCATTGATGAGCGACGAGGTGATCAAGGGCGCGATGGCAGGCTACGTCTTCGAAAACATGGAGGTGGCCAGCTACACGGTGCTTATCGCGGCGGCGCAGGCGGCAGGCGACACCCAGACACAGGCGGCGTGCGAGAAGATCCTGCCCCAGGAAATCGCCATGGCCGAGTGGCTGCTCGAGCATTTGCCGCAGCTTACCCAGGCGTTTCTGGAGCGCTCCGCGGCCCCCGACACAGAGGCCAAGCGCTGA